One Ostrea edulis chromosome 2, xbOstEdul1.1, whole genome shotgun sequence genomic region harbors:
- the LOC125678068 gene encoding alkylated DNA repair protein alkB homolog 8-like isoform X2 translates to MAHAAMPKLSKLERKLQKKITKSQRTLLKHDGIETSDKATKILCVNNAGLDVGVSYDEVADIFSPLGEVEEIIMLPKKPYAFVCYEDIDAAERAAEKLNGLDLPQTPSRTQTATLYIFFVSKVPSGLSPSLERPPGLFVFEDFISEEEERLFLSAVDWETLTNERGELKHRQVKHFGFEFKYGVNDVDADDPLPQGIPQVCSAFLERTRATGHISHYPDQLTVNRYQPGQGIPSHIDTGPAFEDGIMSLSLGSQVLMDFYHPDGRQLSVLLPPRSLLIMTGESRYVWSHGITPRKSDIIPSDEGNLNVVPRGVRTSFTFRKIIHPMERRQREAEQRSGNKPTLPESSMEAETLESQHVHKVYEEIASHFSGTRHSPWPKIAEFLLKQPQGSVMADIGCGNGKYLGINKSIYQIGSDRSMKLMEICRQRGFQAFVGDVLSLPLRSDSLDVCLCIAVIHHLSTEERRIHAISELMRILRPGGQALVYVWAMEQEINKVKSKYLKEKVFDEGNCVENSSTNSCEQAKEDNSVHSRTDNSEYSKSDKCDISSELKPQKQQSVDKKELAVHKNRTHFQQQDLLVPWQLKGQSGPEKQVFHRFYHVFQSGELERICGQVSGCEVLNSYYDQGNWAVVLQKI, encoded by the exons ATGGCTCACGCAGCTATGCCAAAGTTATCTAAACTAGAACGAAAACTGCAGAAAAAAATAACCAAGTCACAGAGAACGTTGTTGAAACACGATGGAATCGAAACTTCAGACAAGGCTACCAAG ATTTTATGTGTCAACAATGCTGGTCTGGACGTAGGAGTGTCATATGATGAGGTGGCCGATATATTCAGTCCGCTGGGTGAGGTGGAGGAAATAATCATGCTACCTAAGAAACCGTACGCATTTGTGTGTTACGAGGATATAGATGCAGCTGAGAGAGCAGCGGAGAAACTCAATGGTCTCGATCTCCCACAGACACCCAGCAGGACACAAACAGCAACTctatacattttctttgtgtCTAAAG TTCCATCAGGACTTTCGCCATCCCTGGAGAGACCCCCTGGGCTTTTTGTTTTCGAGGACTTTATATCGGAGGAAGAGGAGAGACTGTTTCTGTCGGCGGTCGACTGGGAAACTCTGACTAATG AGAGAGGTGAGCTGAAGCACAGGCAAGTGAAGCACTTTGGGTTTGAGTTTAAATACGGAGTCAATGATGTGGACGCTGATGACCCCCTCCCTCAAGGAATTCCCCAGGTCTGCTCAGCCTTTCTGGAGAGAACTCGAGCTACAGGCCACATTTCTCACTACCCCGACCAACTGACGGTCAATCGGTACCAACCTGGTCAGG GAATTCCATCCCACATTGACACAGGTCCAGCCTTTGAGGATGGTATAATGTCTCTAAGTCTTGGCTCTCAG GTTTTGATGGATTTCTACCACCCAGACGGTCGCCAGCTGTCTGTTCTACTTCCTCCCAGAAGTCTCCTGATCATGACGGGAGAATCTCGTTATGTGTGGTCACATGGTATCACTCCAAGGAAGTCCGACATTATTCCCTCCGACGAGGGAAATCTTAACGTGGTACCCAGAGGTGTTCGGACATCGTTCACCTTCAGGAAAATTATCCACCCCATGGAGAGACGACAGAGGGAGGCAgagcaaag GTCAGGTAACAAACCAACTTTACCTGAGTCCTCAATGGAGGCTGAAACACTGGAGTCGCAGCATGTTCACAAG GTTTATGAAGAGATTGCGTCACACTTCAGTGGTACCAGACATAGCCCATGGCCAAAAATAGCAGAGTTCCTCCTCAAGCAGCCCCAGGGGTCTGTAATGGCTGACATCGGGTGTGGGAATGGAAAATACCTTGGAATTAACAAATCTATCTACCAG ATAGGAAGTGACAGAAGCATGAAGCTGATGGAGATTTGCAGGCAGCGAGGATTTCAGGCCTTTGTGGGGGATGTACTCTCTCTTCCATTACGATCAGATTCCCTCGACGTCTGCCTCTGTATAGCTGTCATTCACCATCTCTCCACAGAG GAGAGGCGAATCCATGCAATCTCGGAGCTAATGAGAATCCTCAGACCAGGTGGCCAGGCCCTTGTTTATGTGTGGGCGATGGAACAGGAGATAAACAAGGTCAAGTCTAAATACCTAAAGGAGAAAGTGTTTGATGAGGGAAACTGTGTGGAGAACAGCTCCACTAACAGCTGTGAGCAAGCAAAGGAAGACAACTCTGTGCACTCAAGGACAGACAACTCTGAATATTCAAAAAGTGACAAGTGTGATATATCTAGCGAATTAAAACCACAGAAACAGCAGAGTGTAGATAAAAAAGAACTGGCCGTCCATAAAAACCGGACACATTTCCAGCAGCAGGACCTGTTAGTTCCGTGGCAGCTGAAGGGTCAGTCTGGTCCAGAGAAACAGGTGTTCCACAGGTTTTATCATGTCTTCCAGAGCGGAGAATTAGAGAGAATATGTGGACAGGTGTCCGGATGTGAGGTGTTGAACAGTTACTATGACCAGGGAAATTGGGCTGTGGTACTACAGAAAATATAG
- the LOC125678068 gene encoding alkylated DNA repair protein alkB homolog 8-like isoform X1 — protein MAHAAMPKLSKLERKLQKKITKSQRTLLKHDGIETSDKATKILCVNNAGLDVGVSYDEVADIFSPLGEVEEIIMLPKKPYAFVCYEDIDAAERAAEKLNGLDLPQTPSRTQTATLYIFFVSKVPSGLSPSLERPPGLFVFEDFISEEEERLFLSAVDWETLTNERGELKHRQVKHFGFEFKYGVNDVDADDPLPQGIPQVCSAFLERTRATGHISHYPDQLTVNRYQPGQGIPSHIDTGPAFEDGIMSLSLGSQVLMDFYHPDGRQLSVLLPPRSLLIMTGESRYVWSHGITPRKSDIIPSDEGNLNVVPRGVRTSFTFRKIIHPMERRQREAEQRSGNKPTLPESSMEAETLESQHVHKVYEEIASHFSGTRHSPWPKIAEFLLKQPQGSVMADIGCGNGKYLGINKSIYQIGSDRSMKLMEICRQRGFQAFVGDVLSLPLRSDSLDVCLCIAVIHHLSTEERRIHAISELMRILRPGGQALVYVWAMEQEINKVKSKYLKEKVFDEGNCVENSSTNSCEQAKEDNSVHSRTDNSEYSKSDKCDISSELKPQKQQSVDKKELAVHKNRTHFQQQDLLVPWQLKGQSGPEKQVFHRFYHVFQSGELERICGQVSGCEVLNSYYDQGNWAVFLLIWRSIHQHLQTAFIWLRTYL, from the exons ATGGCTCACGCAGCTATGCCAAAGTTATCTAAACTAGAACGAAAACTGCAGAAAAAAATAACCAAGTCACAGAGAACGTTGTTGAAACACGATGGAATCGAAACTTCAGACAAGGCTACCAAG ATTTTATGTGTCAACAATGCTGGTCTGGACGTAGGAGTGTCATATGATGAGGTGGCCGATATATTCAGTCCGCTGGGTGAGGTGGAGGAAATAATCATGCTACCTAAGAAACCGTACGCATTTGTGTGTTACGAGGATATAGATGCAGCTGAGAGAGCAGCGGAGAAACTCAATGGTCTCGATCTCCCACAGACACCCAGCAGGACACAAACAGCAACTctatacattttctttgtgtCTAAAG TTCCATCAGGACTTTCGCCATCCCTGGAGAGACCCCCTGGGCTTTTTGTTTTCGAGGACTTTATATCGGAGGAAGAGGAGAGACTGTTTCTGTCGGCGGTCGACTGGGAAACTCTGACTAATG AGAGAGGTGAGCTGAAGCACAGGCAAGTGAAGCACTTTGGGTTTGAGTTTAAATACGGAGTCAATGATGTGGACGCTGATGACCCCCTCCCTCAAGGAATTCCCCAGGTCTGCTCAGCCTTTCTGGAGAGAACTCGAGCTACAGGCCACATTTCTCACTACCCCGACCAACTGACGGTCAATCGGTACCAACCTGGTCAGG GAATTCCATCCCACATTGACACAGGTCCAGCCTTTGAGGATGGTATAATGTCTCTAAGTCTTGGCTCTCAG GTTTTGATGGATTTCTACCACCCAGACGGTCGCCAGCTGTCTGTTCTACTTCCTCCCAGAAGTCTCCTGATCATGACGGGAGAATCTCGTTATGTGTGGTCACATGGTATCACTCCAAGGAAGTCCGACATTATTCCCTCCGACGAGGGAAATCTTAACGTGGTACCCAGAGGTGTTCGGACATCGTTCACCTTCAGGAAAATTATCCACCCCATGGAGAGACGACAGAGGGAGGCAgagcaaag GTCAGGTAACAAACCAACTTTACCTGAGTCCTCAATGGAGGCTGAAACACTGGAGTCGCAGCATGTTCACAAG GTTTATGAAGAGATTGCGTCACACTTCAGTGGTACCAGACATAGCCCATGGCCAAAAATAGCAGAGTTCCTCCTCAAGCAGCCCCAGGGGTCTGTAATGGCTGACATCGGGTGTGGGAATGGAAAATACCTTGGAATTAACAAATCTATCTACCAG ATAGGAAGTGACAGAAGCATGAAGCTGATGGAGATTTGCAGGCAGCGAGGATTTCAGGCCTTTGTGGGGGATGTACTCTCTCTTCCATTACGATCAGATTCCCTCGACGTCTGCCTCTGTATAGCTGTCATTCACCATCTCTCCACAGAG GAGAGGCGAATCCATGCAATCTCGGAGCTAATGAGAATCCTCAGACCAGGTGGCCAGGCCCTTGTTTATGTGTGGGCGATGGAACAGGAGATAAACAAGGTCAAGTCTAAATACCTAAAGGAGAAAGTGTTTGATGAGGGAAACTGTGTGGAGAACAGCTCCACTAACAGCTGTGAGCAAGCAAAGGAAGACAACTCTGTGCACTCAAGGACAGACAACTCTGAATATTCAAAAAGTGACAAGTGTGATATATCTAGCGAATTAAAACCACAGAAACAGCAGAGTGTAGATAAAAAAGAACTGGCCGTCCATAAAAACCGGACACATTTCCAGCAGCAGGACCTGTTAGTTCCGTGGCAGCTGAAGGGTCAGTCTGGTCCAGAGAAACAGGTGTTCCACAGGTTTTATCATGTCTTCCAGAGCGGAGAATTAGAGAGAATATGTGGACAGGTGTCCGGATGTGAGGTGTTGAACAGTTACTATGACCAGGGAAATTGGGCTGTG